In Periplaneta americana isolate PAMFEO1 chromosome 4, P.americana_PAMFEO1_priV1, whole genome shotgun sequence, one DNA window encodes the following:
- the lost gene encoding methenyltetrahydrofolate synthase domain-containing protein, translating into MIANEEPLPDEVTKQGIRKKVWDYLEKHNLSLFPRPVHGRIPNFKGSQEAAQKLSELNVFKHASTVKINPDKPQEAVRFLTLEARKKLLVPIPSLRSGLFQHVEPPSDASKQELKVAASRRGLEQWGKPVGLDAKVKVDLVVLGSVAVSKEGYRIGKGEGYADLEFAMMMKMGAVSQETIVVTTVHDCQVFDTLPAQLFKAHDVPVDIIITPTQVIEISERLPKPTGIIWSILSERRLNDIPILQILREAELGEGKDCSLKEVDSDTEEHLRGGVGRNRFRKRIQPNRSAEDGCVEQNLSAMDGNNIQGARPTRMFRRRRNSARKQASSVPKDGSVEEANEIENIVGEANRKEKRRPIRPRQRPAIEFSLRVGNIASDVRVRDLKAALAERGVKPTDITWRGHRGFAFLHFTKTATPSAPVAVDNIVASLQDLKLGTNDGGEFLKIEPAKPITRIEVTDISSV; encoded by the exons ATGATTGCAAATGAAGAACCGTTAC cGGACGAGGTGACGAAGCAAGGTATTCGCAAAAAGGTATGGGATTATTTGGAAAAACATAACTTGTCACTCTTTCCTCGGCCTGTCCATGGTCGCATTCCAAATTTCAAGGGTTCTCAGGAGGCAGCTCAGAAACTGTCGGAGCTTAATGTTTTTAAACATGCTTCTACTGTCAAAATCAACCCGGACAAACCCCAAGAAGCTGTTCGTTTCTTAACTTTAGAA gcAAGGAAAAAGTTACTGGTACCAATTCCAAGCTTACGCTCGGGGTTGTTTCAACACGTAGAACCTCCATCAGATGCTTCAAAACAAGAACTGAAGGTAGCAGCTTCTCGTCGAGGTTTAGAACAATGGGGTAAACCTGTTGGGCTTGATGCcaaagtaaaagtggatcttgTGGTCTTAGGATCCGTTGCTGTTTCAAAAGAAG GATATAGAATAGGCAAAGGAGAAGGTTATGCTGATCTAGAGTTtgcaatgatgatgaagatgggtGCTGTGAGTCAGGAGACTATAGTTGTTACAACTGTGCATGATTGTCAG GTGTTTGATACATTACCAGCTCAACTCTTCAAGGCACATGACGTTCCTGTAGATATCATTATTACGCCAACTCAAGTTATTGAAATAAGTGAAAGGCTACCTAAACCAACTGGCATCATATGGAGTATTTTGTCAGAACGAAGACTGAATGACATACCAATTCTGCAGATACTACGAGAAGCAGAGTTGGG gGAAGGCAAAGACTGTTCACTAAAAGAAGTTGACTCAGATACTGAAGAACACTTACGAGGGGGTGTTGGGAGAAATCGCTTCAGAAAACGTATTCAGCCAAACAGGTCAGCAGAGGACGGCTGTGTTGAACAGAATCTGTCTGCCATGGATGGAAATAATATTCAAGGTGCAAGACCCACACGCATGTTCCGTCGCCGTCGCAATAGTGCCAGAAAACAAGCGTCATCTGTGCCTAAAGACGGAAGTGTGGAAGAAGCCAATGAAATTGAG AATATCGTGGGAGAAGCTAATAGAAAAGAGAAACGACGTCCAATCCGTCCTCGACAGAGACCTGCAATCGAGTTCAGCCTCAGAGTGGGTAACATTGCATCGGATGTCCGCGTCCGTGACTTGAAAGCAGCGTTAGCAGAAAGAGGTGTTAAACCTACAGACATCACTTGGCGAGGGCACAGAGGCTTTGCGTTCCTTCACTTTACCAAAACAGCAACTCCATCAGCTCCTGTAGCTGTTGACAACATTGTGGCCTCCCTCCAGGATCTTAAGCTTGGAACTAATGATGGAGGAGAATTTCTCAAGATCGAACCTGCAAAGCCAATCACTAGAATTGAAGTTACAGATATTAGTTCCGTATAA